The following are encoded together in the Cicer arietinum cultivar CDC Frontier isolate Library 1 chromosome 2, Cicar.CDCFrontier_v2.0, whole genome shotgun sequence genome:
- the LOC140919424 gene encoding uncharacterized protein: MPLNNILKVEIFDVWGVDFMGPFPSSLGNQYIHIAVDYVSKWIEVVASPKNNVKVVIKLFKNAIFMRFGVLKVVISDGSCHFIAIQFKGLLTKYGVKHIIATTYHPQTSG, from the coding sequence ATGCCTTTGAACAATATCCTGAAAGTTGAAATCTTTGATGTTTGGGGAGTTGATTTCATGGGCCCATTCCCCTCGTCGCTTGGAAATCAATACATCCATATAGCGGTGGATTACGTGTCTAAATGGATTGAAGTTGTGGCTTCCCCAAAAAATAATGTTAAGGTAGTGATTAAGCTATTTAAAAATGCAATCTTTATGAGGTTTGGTGTCCTAAAAGTGGTGATTAGTGATGGCAGCTGCCATTTCATAGCTATACAGTTTAAAGGCTTGCTAACAAAGTATGGAGTGAAGCACATAATTGCCACAACATATCACCCTCAAACTAGTGGATAA